In Blautia wexlerae DSM 19850, a single window of DNA contains:
- a CDS encoding N-6 DNA methylase, whose amino-acid sequence MRFVQFLFFRHALVFLRFIGEKYEDGIENLKQTLKEQGLDPEDENIRAAFFDDATFADGTYNLPPEARWSTIISTPAPQLNVALDTALQRLEEEDPQLKGCFVKGTFTARNLAANDIKKIVDEVNKISHKTFGEEKDLIGRVYEYFLKEFAVNATKEEGEFYTPHDVVQLIATMIEPYDGTLYDPCCGSGGMFIQSAELVKSKQGNLNGINIYGQEKEPATYRLAKMNLALRGISHNLGEEADSSFTHDLHKGLHFNYIMANPPFNLKGWYNDNLKNDPRWSDYQTPPESNANYAWILHILSHLKKTDGVAGFLLANGALNDSDTLEIRKELIQNDKIEAIVVLPRELFITTDISVTLWILNQNKKGGKYHRRNLRNREHEMLFMDLRQWTENSVKGESKKKVRLDTEQIEKAAEIYHTWQCEGIDGTNYEIPELYRSVGIDEIENKGWALTPSKYIEFIDHDLEIDYEKEMVRIQSEMKEIMMQEKKSQQMLEEAFRGIGYGID is encoded by the coding sequence ATGCGTTTTGTGCAATTTTTATTTTTCAGACACGCTCTAGTGTTCTTGAGGTTTATCGGCGAAAAGTATGAGGATGGAATTGAAAATCTAAAACAGACACTTAAAGAGCAGGGATTAGATCCGGAAGATGAGAACATTAGAGCAGCATTCTTTGATGATGCTACTTTTGCAGATGGTACATATAATTTACCACCAGAAGCAAGATGGTCGACTATTATCAGTACACCGGCACCACAGCTTAATGTTGCACTTGATACAGCTTTGCAAAGGCTTGAGGAAGAAGATCCACAGTTGAAAGGCTGTTTTGTTAAAGGAACATTTACAGCACGCAATTTAGCAGCTAATGATATAAAGAAAATTGTTGATGAAGTGAACAAAATCAGTCATAAGACATTTGGAGAGGAAAAAGACCTTATTGGTCGTGTATACGAATACTTTCTTAAGGAGTTCGCAGTAAATGCTACAAAGGAGGAAGGAGAATTTTATACACCTCATGACGTAGTTCAACTTATTGCAACGATGATTGAGCCTTATGATGGCACCTTATATGATCCTTGCTGTGGTTCAGGAGGAATGTTTATTCAGAGTGCTGAACTTGTAAAGTCAAAGCAGGGAAACTTAAATGGTATCAATATATATGGTCAGGAAAAAGAACCGGCTACATATCGCCTTGCGAAAATGAATTTGGCTTTGCGTGGAATAAGCCATAATTTAGGAGAAGAAGCAGATTCATCATTTACACATGATTTACACAAGGGGCTGCACTTTAACTATATTATGGCAAATCCACCTTTTAATCTGAAAGGCTGGTATAATGACAATTTGAAAAATGACCCTCGTTGGTCTGACTATCAAACGCCACCTGAAAGTAACGCAAATTATGCCTGGATTTTGCATATACTTTCACATTTGAAGAAAACTGATGGAGTAGCGGGATTCCTTCTTGCAAATGGTGCATTGAATGATAGCGATACATTGGAAATACGTAAGGAACTGATTCAGAATGATAAAATTGAGGCTATCGTTGTTCTGCCAAGAGAATTGTTTATTACTACAGATATTAGTGTTACTCTGTGGATTCTGAATCAGAATAAAAAAGGCGGAAAATATCATAGAAGAAATCTCCGAAACCGCGAGCACGAGATGCTCTTTATGGATTTACGCCAATGGACAGAAAATTCTGTTAAGGGTGAGAGCAAAAAGAAAGTTCGGTTGGATACAGAACAAATTGAGAAGGCAGCAGAGATTTATCACACATGGCAATGTGAGGGGATTGACGGAACAAACTATGAAATACCAGAACTTTATCGCAGTGTTGGTATAGATGAAATTGAAAATAAAGGCTGGGCTCTTACACCGAGCAAATACATTGAGTTTATTGATCATGATTTAGAAATTGATTATGAAAAAGAAATGGTTCGTATTCAATCTGAAATGAAAGAGATTATGATGCAGGAAAAGAAATCCCAGCAGATGCTGGAAGAAGCATTTAGGGGGATTGGATATGGGATTGACTAA
- a CDS encoding helix-turn-helix domain-containing protein: MAIRYNKLWKKLIDENMMKVDLRDQAGITTNALAKLGKNEHVSTQVLEKVCKVLHCEIQDIMEFVPDEEREEK, translated from the coding sequence ATGGCAATCAGATACAACAAATTATGGAAGAAATTAATAGATGAAAATATGATGAAAGTTGACCTTAGAGATCAGGCAGGAATTACAACAAACGCACTGGCGAAACTAGGGAAGAATGAACATGTAAGTACACAAGTTTTGGAAAAAGTATGTAAAGTATTGCATTGCGAGATACAGGATATCATGGAATTTGTTCCAGACGAGGAAAGGGAAGAAAAGTAA
- a CDS encoding LPO_1073/Vpar_1526 family protein, with protein sequence MSDETKIIQKAALGSDTTQIGEQNNYYGMTAEEASNLAIKLFMDNFPRLQEEAKKIAKERAEELCKNIVDKLKKQGKTNFSEFSDPDIQYILNKSHQEYARFGTQTLHDLLSDLIVNRINYDNDYYMKILLDEAVEIVKSLSEVHLNYLSLIFLCKEIRMNSINSIDLLKEHCEYICSKMPITNGIESSVPFLYMLRLLTISLGNADEVYAKRYNLDIGKVKEILPLAMNSIPGDYSLTPVGIIIAIINIHNKTNLNLDFKIWIKSV encoded by the coding sequence GTGAGTGATGAAACAAAAATAATACAAAAAGCAGCACTGGGATCTGATACAACACAGATTGGGGAACAAAATAATTATTATGGTATGACAGCAGAAGAAGCGAGTAATTTAGCTATAAAATTGTTTATGGATAATTTTCCTAGACTGCAAGAAGAAGCCAAGAAGATTGCTAAAGAGCGAGCAGAAGAATTGTGTAAAAATATAGTAGATAAACTAAAAAAACAAGGGAAAACAAATTTCTCTGAATTTTCAGATCCTGATATTCAATATATTTTAAATAAGTCACATCAGGAATATGCACGATTTGGAACTCAAACATTACATGATTTGTTAAGTGATCTTATTGTTAACAGAATAAATTATGATAATGACTACTATATGAAAATCCTTTTAGATGAAGCTGTAGAAATTGTAAAATCACTATCAGAAGTTCATTTAAATTATCTTTCGCTAATATTTTTATGTAAAGAAATAAGGATGAATTCTATTAATTCTATTGATTTACTTAAAGAACATTGTGAATATATTTGCTCAAAAATGCCAATTACAAATGGGATAGAGAGCAGTGTCCCCTTTTTATATATGCTTAGATTATTAACTATTTCTTTAGGAAATGCAGACGAGGTGTATGCGAAAAGATACAATTTGGATATAGGCAAGGTTAAAGAAATACTACCATTAGCAATGAATAGTATTCCAGGGGATTATAGTTTAACCCCAGTAGGAATTATAATTGCAATTATAAATATACATAATAAAACAAATCTAAATTTAGACTTTAAAATATGGATAAAATCTGTTTAA
- a CDS encoding type II toxin-antitoxin system RelE/ParE family toxin: protein MLKLRINPIVAKDLKNIRDYIAEDNEEYAAKTIKEIYGKFENLQMFPGMGSDLSKRVSFRTDYKYAIWEDYVIIYKIGKEYVEIYRVINRYQDITRIFE from the coding sequence ATGTTAAAATTGCGGATCAATCCGATTGTTGCAAAGGATTTGAAAAACATCCGAGATTATATTGCTGAAGATAACGAAGAATATGCAGCAAAGACCATAAAGGAAATTTACGGTAAATTTGAAAACCTTCAGATGTTTCCTGGAATGGGGTCAGATCTTTCAAAACGAGTCAGCTTTCGGACGGACTATAAATATGCGATATGGGAAGATTATGTGATTATCTACAAGATAGGAAAAGAGTATGTAGAGATTTATCGTGTGATTAATAGGTATCAGGACATTACAAGGATTTTTGAGTAA
- a CDS encoding type II toxin-antitoxin system prevent-host-death family antitoxin: protein MANILPVSDLRNYNEVLKNCHKGEPVYLTKNGRGRFVVMDIEDYERDRAEKKLLLKLQEAEEAVKDGEGWLDLDELKALVGE from the coding sequence ATGGCAAATATTTTACCAGTGTCTGATTTGAGAAATTATAATGAAGTTCTGAAGAACTGTCATAAAGGAGAACCAGTATATCTGACAAAGAATGGCAGAGGACGTTTTGTAGTTATGGATATTGAAGACTATGAGCGTGATCGTGCAGAGAAAAAGCTTCTCCTGAAGCTGCAGGAAGCTGAAGAAGCAGTGAAAGATGGCGAAGGTTGGCTGGATCTGGACGAACTGAAAGCACTTGTGGGGGAATAA
- a CDS encoding helix-turn-helix domain-containing protein: protein MRIGEQIKNYRKTVGLTQEQVANYLGVSTPAVNKWEKGNTYPDISLLPALARLLKIDMNELFSFREELTEKEIGLFVNELSEVSLDSFTKAFEMASRKIQEYPHCDLLIYKIATVLNASLTLSDLNDEERMEYNTAIIEWLERTADSQDERVRNSSVFILATKYVQMEKYEEANVLLKKIPDTVIDATIMKTSVLERV, encoded by the coding sequence ATGCGTATTGGTGAACAGATAAAAAACTATAGAAAAACTGTGGGATTAACACAAGAACAGGTGGCAAATTATCTGGGAGTGTCAACTCCTGCGGTAAATAAATGGGAAAAGGGAAATACATATCCGGATATCTCATTACTTCCAGCTTTGGCACGATTATTGAAAATTGATATGAATGAATTGTTTTCGTTTCGTGAAGAATTGACCGAAAAAGAGATTGGACTATTTGTGAATGAACTTTCGGAAGTTTCATTGGACAGCTTTACAAAGGCTTTCGAGATGGCATCTCGTAAAATACAGGAGTATCCTCATTGCGACTTATTAATTTATAAGATCGCAACTGTTCTGAACGCATCTTTGACTTTGTCAGATCTTAATGACGAAGAACGAATGGAATATAATACAGCTATCATTGAGTGGCTGGAACGAACAGCAGATAGTCAGGACGAAAGAGTGAGAAATTCAAGTGTTTTTATACTTGCAACGAAATATGTCCAAATGGAGAAATATGAAGAAGCAAATGTCCTTTTGAAAAAAATTCCTGATACTGTAATTGATGCAACGATTATGAAAACAAGTGTACTAGAGCGTGTCTGA
- a CDS encoding TnpV protein: MEKHIYDEKNGLSYTLCGNYYLPDLVLNEEEPTYGKYGMLRKQFLKEHRPIRYQNLLLSGKLTAHLNQIDQEATEQVEVLMKQMVEKQGVNENLKRQDQMRWVRLMNNVKASAEEIVMREIIYV; the protein is encoded by the coding sequence ATGGAAAAACACATTTATGATGAAAAGAATGGATTAAGCTATACCCTGTGTGGAAATTATTATTTGCCGGATCTGGTATTGAATGAAGAAGAACCGACATATGGAAAATATGGAATGTTACGGAAACAGTTTTTGAAAGAACATAGACCAATACGGTATCAAAACTTGTTATTATCTGGCAAGCTGACAGCACATCTGAATCAGATTGACCAGGAAGCAACAGAGCAGGTAGAAGTGTTAATGAAACAGATGGTAGAAAAACAGGGTGTAAATGAAAACTTAAAGAGGCAGGATCAGATGAGGTGGGTTAGATTGATGAATAATGTCAAAGCCAGCGCGGAAGAAATTGTGATGAGAGAAATAATTTATGTGTAA
- a CDS encoding transposon-transfer assisting family protein produces MYHNADRRRTIGKITAAMPGMDGDMWTLAQQTLSKLKRMTDSDYDSQKFYFTDENE; encoded by the coding sequence ATGTACCACAACGCAGACCGACGCAGGACGATAGGCAAGATCACCGCAGCCATGCCGGGTATGGACGGGGATATGTGGACGCTGGCCCAGCAGACCCTTTCCAAGCTGAAACGTATGACGGATTCTGACTATGACAGCCAGAAATTCTATTTCACAGACGAGAACGAATAA
- a CDS encoding lantibiotic protection ABC transporter ATP-binding protein, with amino-acid sequence MDMILKTTDLCKNFKGQMAVNNVSLNIRRNSVYGLLGPNGAGKSTILKMLTGILRPTSGSIEFDGHPWKRNDLEHIGALIEMPPLYENLTAYENLKVRTTLLGLDDARINEVLQIVQLTNTGKKRAGQFSLGMKQRLGIAIALLNSPQLLILDEPTNGLDPLGIEELRELIRSFPCKGITVILSSHILSEVQQIADHVGIIAGGVLGYEGELRAGEDLEQLFMDVIRRNGKEGY; translated from the coding sequence ATGGATATGATTTTGAAAACGACTGACCTCTGCAAAAATTTCAAGGGGCAAATGGCGGTAAACAATGTGTCACTGAACATCCGGCGCAACTCGGTTTATGGTCTGCTGGGGCCGAATGGGGCTGGCAAATCCACGATCTTAAAAATGCTCACCGGCATTTTGCGCCCCACATCGGGAAGCATCGAGTTTGACGGCCACCCGTGGAAGCGGAATGATCTGGAGCATATCGGTGCTTTGATTGAGATGCCCCCGCTTTACGAAAATCTGACTGCATACGAAAATCTCAAAGTCAGAACTACATTGCTCGGCCTGGACGATGCACGAATTAACGAGGTATTGCAAATTGTCCAGCTCACGAATACCGGCAAGAAACGGGCCGGGCAGTTTTCTCTTGGTATGAAGCAGCGGCTTGGTATTGCTATTGCATTGCTGAACAGTCCCCAGCTTTTGATTCTGGATGAACCGACTAACGGCCTTGACCCTTTAGGGATTGAGGAACTTCGAGAGTTAATTCGCTCTTTTCCCTGCAAAGGGATTACAGTTATTTTGTCCAGCCATATTCTGTCAGAAGTCCAGCAGATTGCAGATCATGTGGGTATCATTGCTGGCGGCGTCCTTGGATATGAGGGAGAGCTTCGCGCCGGTGAAGATTTGGAACAACTCTTTATGGATGTTATTCGCAGAAATGGTAAGGAGGGATATTAA
- a CDS encoding lantibiotic immunity ABC transporter MutE/EpiE family permease subunit has product MEMAYIQAENLKHKRTFTKTLIVLAPFVTALMNFFAPLWFQLNSYNWWYNLLYPGFLTLTCALIEQRDNGKLKYRAVASLPVSQNKVWKAKIGVAGIYSCVGNFIFLALNLLGGFAILVINEIPLTIGIWQAAAGTACIVIASLWEVPLCLWLSKKVGIFVTVILNAGLGSVLGIFTATTSLWMICPYSWVPHLMISVLGILPNGEPVADQSTAMAFWMIILVLVISLAWFAALSFLTARWFEKKEVG; this is encoded by the coding sequence ATGGAGATGGCATATATTCAGGCAGAGAACCTAAAGCATAAGAGAACTTTCACAAAAACGCTGATCGTTCTGGCCCCGTTTGTAACTGCGCTTATGAACTTTTTTGCCCCTCTTTGGTTCCAGCTCAATTCTTATAATTGGTGGTATAACCTGCTTTATCCTGGATTCCTTACGCTCACCTGTGCCTTGATTGAACAGCGGGATAATGGCAAACTAAAATATCGTGCCGTTGCTTCATTGCCTGTTTCGCAGAACAAAGTCTGGAAAGCAAAAATTGGAGTGGCCGGTATTTACTCCTGTGTGGGGAATTTCATTTTCCTGGCGCTAAATCTGTTGGGCGGTTTTGCAATATTAGTTATCAACGAAATTCCCCTGACAATCGGAATTTGGCAGGCTGCGGCCGGAACAGCTTGTATTGTCATTGCAAGCCTATGGGAAGTTCCGCTGTGCTTATGGTTATCAAAAAAAGTTGGTATCTTTGTCACGGTTATTCTTAATGCCGGACTTGGAAGCGTTTTAGGGATTTTCACGGCTACAACCTCTTTGTGGATGATCTGCCCGTATAGCTGGGTGCCGCATCTTATGATTTCCGTGTTAGGTATTTTGCCTAATGGTGAGCCGGTTGCAGATCAGAGTACGGCAATGGCATTTTGGATGATTATACTTGTATTGGTCATTTCGCTGGCCTGGTTTGCGGCGCTGTCATTTTTAACTGCAAGATGGTTTGAGAAAAAGGAGGTGGGGTAA
- a CDS encoding lantibiotic immunity ABC transporter MutG family permease subunit: protein MVSVVRCWKAEYQKCKHSILLYMHSMIPIICAAIFAGYYHISRWELATKISAYLEVLAVAFPFLIGIIVGLVVQIENQAGHYQLLLGTIPSRMATYIGKLGFLMICAFGATFLALGTFAALYRDAPASLYLKAGILLLITMLPIYLIHLFVGMSFGKGASMGLGIAGSLIAALMITGLGDATWKYIPWAWGVRAMDYTVLAWDSPQLYAQVKTDFFSGMIISVCCTVCLLIASLVWFHGWEGGKNSE, encoded by the coding sequence ATGGTATCTGTGGTTCGCTGCTGGAAAGCAGAATATCAGAAGTGTAAACATAGCATTTTGCTCTATATGCACAGCATGATTCCGATTATATGTGCGGCGATTTTTGCGGGTTACTATCATATATCCAGATGGGAACTGGCAACCAAAATCAGTGCCTATCTGGAAGTGCTGGCCGTTGCGTTCCCGTTTCTGATCGGCATTATTGTGGGCCTGGTTGTTCAGATTGAAAATCAGGCCGGGCATTATCAGCTTTTGTTGGGAACAATCCCATCTCGCATGGCAACGTATATTGGTAAACTTGGTTTTCTGATGATCTGTGCTTTTGGCGCAACATTTTTAGCGTTAGGAACATTCGCTGCACTATATAGGGATGCTCCGGCAAGCCTTTACCTGAAAGCAGGGATTCTATTGTTGATTACCATGCTTCCCATTTACCTGATTCATTTGTTTGTGGGAATGAGCTTCGGAAAAGGTGCATCTATGGGATTGGGAATTGCAGGGAGTTTAATAGCTGCCCTTATGATAACAGGGCTTGGTGACGCTACATGGAAATATATTCCCTGGGCCTGGGGCGTTCGTGCTATGGATTACACTGTGCTTGCATGGGATAGCCCCCAACTGTATGCACAGGTAAAAACCGATTTTTTCAGCGGTATGATTATTTCTGTATGCTGCACTGTTTGTCTGCTGATTGCCAGTTTGGTTTGGTTTCATGGTTGGGAGGGAGGTAAAAACAGTGAATAA